A section of the Malus sylvestris chromosome 17, drMalSylv7.2, whole genome shotgun sequence genome encodes:
- the LOC126610397 gene encoding putative calcium-binding protein CML19, which yields MSNIIKSTIKPVGQPRHAHCLIYLTQNQEHNFQKEKRFLAMDKVAQYERVFKQFDGNGDGKISPIELQQCVGAIGGELSLTEAEVAVEYLDSDGDGLLGLDDFVKFVDGGCDEEKVSVLKEAFKMYVMDGSGCITPKSLKRMLSRLGESKSVDECKNMIARFDLNGDGVLNFDEFKVMMF from the exons ATGTCGAACATAATTAAGAG TACCATCAAGCCGGTTGGTCAACCACGACACGCGCATTGTCTCATATATTTAACCCAGAACCAAGAACACAACTTccagaaagaaaaaaggttTCTAGCAATGGATAAAGTAGCACAATACGAGCGCGTTTTCAAGCAGTTTGATGGCAACGGAGACGGAAAGATATCACCTATTGAGCTGCAACAGTGTGTCGGGGCGATAGGCGGCGAGCTCTCGCTGACGGAGGCGGAGGTGGCGGTGGAGTACCTAGACTCGGACGGCGACGGGCTGCTGGGGTTGGATGACTTTGTCAAGTTCGTCGACGGAGGATGCGACGAAGAGAAGGTTAGTGTCTTGAAGGAGGCTTTTAAGATGTACGTGATGGACGGGAGTGGGTGCATTACGCCCAAGAGTCTTAAGAGGATGCTGAGTAGGCTCGGCGAGTCCAAGAGCGTCGACGAGTGCAAGAACATGATTGCTAGGTTTGATCTCAACGGCGATGGGGTGCTCAATTTTGATGAGTTTAAGGTCATGATGTTTTGA
- the LOC126612609 gene encoding UPF0481 protein At3g47200-like yields MESERESGEVDDSTSMESVCIDTDGIVEELTNTIGAKLLNHSPLPASCCIFRVPHPIRRQKIQAYEPDIVSIGPLHRGRGGDQFQLMEKVKRWYLQCLLSEANITLANLITGVVDFNKRTPDCYAEPLDHINKKDFIEMMIIDGCFLIELFRKGFSVDQRDENDPVFNVSCMPQYLFHDLLLLENQLPWFVLERLYNLTAVKNTTSEGNAASLPDLVLNFFKQSVADDFIFKPCLNLPHEPLHILDLIRTWIVFPCKEEGLGCKRKVGNDDQQQSEERPPPQRVPNATTLSEAGIKFQKSFKTSDCIMNINFENGVFTIPPLGIDETTGPLFRNLIAFKQCCHSRPHKVTSYAVLMDNLIDSSKDIDLLCDMGILVNWLSPEDAARFFNELYNDTMVIGFYYEGLCNEVNKYYKTDWNKWMEKLRREHFGSPWAIISLVAAFILLVLTMLQTVYAIHQFYHPPK; encoded by the coding sequence ATGGAaagtgagagagaaagtggCGAAGTTGACGATAGTACTTCTATGGAATCCGTTTGTATAGACACTGATGGTATCGTTGAAGAATTGACAAACACCATCGGAGCAAAGCTTCTCAACCATTCGCCATTGCCAGCATCCTGCTGCATATTCAGAGTTCCCCATCCGATTCGGCGACAAAAAATACAGGCATACGAACCTGATATCGTCTCAATCGGACCCCTTCACCGAGGCCGCGGTGGCGATCAATTCCAACTCATGGAAAAGGTGAAGCGCTGGTACTTACAGTGCCTTCTCTCAGAAGCAAACATAACTTTGGCAAACTTGATCACAGGTGTCGTGGATTTCAACAAGCGCACTCCTGATTGTTACGCAGAGCCATTGGATCATATCAACAAGAAAGATTTCATTGAGATGATGATAATCGACGGATGCTTCCTAATCGAACTATTTCGAAAAGGATTTTCCGTCGATCAACGAGACGAGAACGACCCTGTTTTCAATGTCTCCTGCATGCCGCAATATCTTTTCCATGATCTTCTCCTGCTAGAAAATCAGCTGCCATGGTTTGTTCTCGAGCGGTTATACAATTTAACCGCCGTGAAGAATACTACTTCCGAAGGAAATGCCGCCTCCCTCCCCGACCTTGTCCTCAACTTCTTCAAACAATCCGTGGCAGACGATTTTATTTTCAAACCGTGTCTGAATCTCCCTCACGAACCCCTGCACATACTCGATCTCATAAGAACCTGGATCGTTTTCCCGTGTAAAGAAGAAGGTTTAGGCTGCAAACGAAAAGTAGGGAATGATGACCAACAGCAGAGCGAGGAGAGACCGCCGCCGCAGAGGGTTCCAAACGCGACAACTCTGTCCGAAGCCGGCATTAAATTCCAAAAAAGTTTCAAAACCTCGGATTGCATAATGAACATAAATTTCGAAAACGGGGTGTTCACCATTCCACCACTAGGAATCGACGAGACGACAGGGCCGCTCTTCAGGAACCTCATCGCCTTCAAGCAATGCTGTCACAGCCGCCCCCACAAGGTAACATCTTACGCCGTCCTGATGGATAATCTCATCGATTCGAGCAAGGACATCGACCTTCTTTGCGATATGGGAATACTGGTGAACTGGCTGAGCCCGGAAGACGCTGCGCGGTTCTTCAACGAGCTGTACAACGACACGATGGTCATCGGATTTTACTACGAGGGACTTTGCAACGAAGTGAACAAGTATTACAAGACTGACTGGAACAAGTGGATGGAAAAGCTGAGGCGCGAGCATTTCGGTTCGCCGTGGGCGATTATTTCTTTGGTCGCTGCGTTTATTCTGCTGGTGCTCACAATGTTGCAGACTGTATATGCAATTCATCAGTTTTATCATCCTCCTAAATAG